Genomic window (Cryptosporangium minutisporangium):
GAGCTCCACCTGGACGTCGAGCGCCTTGACCACGTCGGCCAGCTGCGCGGCGTTGGATCCACGTCCGAACGCCGCGTCCAGGTCCACCAGGTGGATCCACTCCGCGCCGTCACGCTGCCAGGTGAGCGCGGCCTCCAGCGGGTCCCCGTACGAGGTCTCGCTGCCCGCCTCCCCCTGCACCAACCGGACCGCCTGGCCATCAGCGACGTCGACGGCGGGAAGCAGCTCGAGCCTAGTCATGATCGGTGCACACTCCGGGAGTAATCGGTTCGAGTCAGGGCGAGCAGGACAGGGGCCAGGAGTAACGCGAGCACGGCTGCGCCGATCCGCAGGGCCCAGGAGTCGATCGTGACGAACACGATCACGAGCGCGACGAGGAGGCCCATCACGATCGCCGCCACCTGGGCGCGGTCACGACGAGTCCGCAGCTTGCCGGTACGGCCACGGCGGAACAGGCCACGACGGCGAGGTTCCGCGGGGTGAATGCCCGCCACTCGCCGAACCGCACGCCACGGGGCGGTGAGGATCGCTCTCCGGCGGGCGCGCCGCTCGGCTTCGCGACGGAGGCGTTCGGCCTCGGCTTCGCGGGCAGCGCGGGCCAGCGCCCGCGCACGGCTGGTCATCGCACGCCTCCGACGGGAGCCGCACCGGATCGGGAAGTCGTCATGTCAGTGCCCGTACCCAGTTCCCCAGCACCGCAGCACCGGCGTCCCCGGACTTCTCCGGGTGGAACTGGGTCGCCGCGACCGGGCCACGCTCGATCGCGGCGAGGAACGGCTCGTCGTGGGTCGCGGTGGTCAGCACACCGTCGATGCCGGTCGCCGGTGCCGCGTACGAGTGGACGAAGTAGAACCGCTCCCCCTCCACGCCGCGGAACAGCGCGGAACCCTCGCCCACCGCGACCGTGTTCCACCCCATGTGCGGGATACGCTCCGCGGTCAGCCGGGTGACGCCGCCGGGGAAGACGCCGAGCCCGTGGGTACGCACACCGTGCTCGACGCCGTACTCGAACAGCACCTGCATGCCGACGCAGATCCCGAGCACCGGCCGCCCGTCCGCCACCCGTGCGTGGACGACGTCCTGCGCCCCGAGCTTCTCGATCCCGGCCATGCAGGCGGCGTACGCACCGACGCCGGGCACCACCAGCCCGTCGGCCTCCGCGGCGGCGTCCAGGTCGGGTGTGACCGTGACGTCGGCGCCGGCGCGGACCAGGGCCCGCTCGGCGGACCGGAGATTGCCCGACCCGTAGTCGAGCACGACGACGCGCGGGCTCATCCGGACAGCCGTCCCTTCGTCGACGGGATCCCCGTGACCCGGGGATCGAACGCGGTGGCGTCCCGCAGCGCGCGGGCCACGGCCTTGAACTGCGACTCCGCGATGTGATGCGGGTCGCGGCCGGAGCGGACCAGCACGTGCAGCGCGATCGACGCGTTGTGGGTGAACGCCTCCCAGATGTGGCGCACCAGCGTGCCCGGGAACGCGGTGCCGATCATGGCCACCTCCATCACGGCGGGCTCCTCGTGCACCAGGTACGGACGGCCGGCGAGGTCGACGGCGACCTGAACCAGCGCCTCGTCCAGCGGCACCAGCGCATCGCCGAACCGCCGGATGCCTGCCTTGTCACCGAGCGCCTGGTTGAACGCCTGGCCCAGCGCGATCGCGGTGTCCTCCACCGTGTGGTGGGCGTCGATGTGCAGGTCACCGACGGTCTGCACGGTCAGGTCGAAACCGCCGTGCTTGCCGAGCTGGTTCAGCATGTGGTCGTAGAACCCGACGCCGGTGGAGATGTCACACTTCCCCGACCCGTCGAGGTCGATCTCGACGAGCACCTTGGACTCGCCGGTGACCCGTTCGATCCGTCCGGTGCGGCTCATGCTGGTTTCTGCTCCTTGTCGCGAAGGGCGGCGTCGAGGGCCGCGAGGAACGCGTCGGTCTCGGCCGGGGTTCCCGCGGTCACGCGGAGGTAGCCGGGTAGCCCGACGTCCCGGATCAGCACCCCTTCGTCCAAGACCCGCCGCCAGACCGTCTTCTGATCGCCGACGCCGCCGAACAGCACGAAGTTCGCGTCGCTCGGCACCACGTCGAGGCCCCGGGCGGTCAGCTCGTCGACGATCCGGTCGCGCTGCTGCTTGATCGCCTCGACGGTCGCCAGCAGCGCGTCCGCGTGGGCGAGCGCGGCCCTGGCGGCGGCCTGGGTGAGCGCGGAGAGGTGGTACGGCAGACGCACCAAGCGGACCGCGTCGATCACGGCAGGATCCGCGGCCAGGTAACCGAGCCGGGCACCCGCCAGCGCGAACGCCTTGCTCATCGTTCGGGTGACCACCAACCGCGGGCTCGCGCCGAGCCGGCTCAACGCGCTCGGCGTGCCCGGCCGGGCGAACTCGGCGTACGCCTCGTCGACCACGACCATGCCGCGGGACTCGGCGAGCACCGCATCCACGACGTCGAGGCCGAGCGCGGTGCCGGTCGGGTTGTTCGGCGAGCAGAGGAACACGATGTCCGGATCGTGCTTCCGGACGTCCGCGGCGGCGTTCTCGGCGTCCACCGAGAAGTCCGCCTTCCGCCGCCCGTCGACCCAGGCGGTGCCGGTGCCGGTGGCCAGGATCGGGTGCATCGAGTACGCGGGCGTGAACCCCAGCGCGGTGCGTCCGGGGCCGCCGAACACCTGCAGCAGTTGCTGCAGGACCTCGTTCGAGCCGTTCGCGGCCCAGAGGTTGTGCACGGTCAGCCCGTGACCGACGTAGCGGGCGAGGCCGTCGCGGAGCGCGACCGCCTCCCGGTCGGGGTACCGATTGAGACCGGCCGCCTCGGCCCGGACCGCGGCCACGATCGCCTCGACGACCTGCTCGGGCACCGGGTAGGAGTTCTCGTTCGTGTTCAGCGCGACCGGAACGTCCAGCTGCGGTGCGCCGTAGGGCTCGGAGCCGCGCAGCTCGTCGCGGATCGGGAGGTCGGCGAGGGTCACGAGACGATCGGCCCACCGCCCGTCGGGACCGGGCGCGGGCAGCGTCGGCGCGCTCACTTCGGGGACCCGGCCTGGCTCGGACCGCCGGCCGTCGCCACCTCGGGGCGGCTCCCGAACCGTGCTCGGACAGCGGCCCCGTGCGCGGGGAGGTCCTCGG
Coding sequences:
- the hisH gene encoding imidazole glycerol phosphate synthase subunit HisH, which gives rise to MSPRVVVLDYGSGNLRSAERALVRAGADVTVTPDLDAAAEADGLVVPGVGAYAACMAGIEKLGAQDVVHARVADGRPVLGICVGMQVLFEYGVEHGVRTHGLGVFPGGVTRLTAERIPHMGWNTVAVGEGSALFRGVEGERFYFVHSYAAPATGIDGVLTTATHDEPFLAAIERGPVAATQFHPEKSGDAGAAVLGNWVRALT
- the hisB gene encoding imidazoleglycerol-phosphate dehydratase HisB, whose amino-acid sequence is MSRTGRIERVTGESKVLVEIDLDGSGKCDISTGVGFYDHMLNQLGKHGGFDLTVQTVGDLHIDAHHTVEDTAIALGQAFNQALGDKAGIRRFGDALVPLDEALVQVAVDLAGRPYLVHEEPAVMEVAMIGTAFPGTLVRHIWEAFTHNASIALHVLVRSGRDPHHIAESQFKAVARALRDATAFDPRVTGIPSTKGRLSG
- a CDS encoding histidinol-phosphate transaminase; the encoded protein is MTLADLPIRDELRGSEPYGAPQLDVPVALNTNENSYPVPEQVVEAIVAAVRAEAAGLNRYPDREAVALRDGLARYVGHGLTVHNLWAANGSNEVLQQLLQVFGGPGRTALGFTPAYSMHPILATGTGTAWVDGRRKADFSVDAENAAADVRKHDPDIVFLCSPNNPTGTALGLDVVDAVLAESRGMVVVDEAYAEFARPGTPSALSRLGASPRLVVTRTMSKAFALAGARLGYLAADPAVIDAVRLVRLPYHLSALTQAAARAALAHADALLATVEAIKQQRDRIVDELTARGLDVVPSDANFVLFGGVGDQKTVWRRVLDEGVLIRDVGLPGYLRVTAGTPAETDAFLAALDAALRDKEQKPA